One Castanea sativa cultivar Marrone di Chiusa Pesio chromosome 4, ASM4071231v1 DNA window includes the following coding sequences:
- the LOC142630659 gene encoding protein SHORT-ROOT-like — translation MDITLFTPEESPFFQSTQQSNGQAAIDMHSNNQPQNSHTSTSRSSDSGVLPSASGKWASRLLKECAQAISEKDSSKIHQLLWMLNELASPYGDCDQKLASYFLQALFCKATESGQRCYKTLTSVAEKSHSFDSARKLILKFQEVSPWMTFGHVASNGAILEALEGETKLHIIDISNTLCTQWPTLLEALATRNDDTPHLKLTVVVTTSTVKSVMKEVGQRMEKFARLMGVPFEFNAIMGLNHLAELTKEVLGVQEDEAIVVNCIGALRRAEVEERGAVIQMFQSLRPRVVTIVEEEADLSSSRDDFVKCFEECLRFYTLYFEMLEESFVPTSNERLMLERESSRSIVRVLACDDEKSSEEDCERRERGSQWSERLKEAFSPVGFSDDVVDDVKALLKRYKAGWALVLPQGDHDDSGIYLTWKEEPVLWASAWKP, via the coding sequence ATGGACATAACTCTTTTCACTCCGGAAGAATCACCCTTCTTCCAGTCCACCCAGCAGAGCAATGGTCAGGCAGCAATAGATATGCATAGCAACAATCAGCCTCAAAATAGCCACACATCGACAAGCCGATCATCTGATTCTGGTGTGCTGCCTAGTGCATCAGGTAAATGGGCCTCAAGACTTCTCAAGGAGTGTGCACAAGCTATATCCGAGAAGGACTCTAGCAAAATCCATCAACTTCTATGGATGTTGAATGAGCTTGCTTCACCTTATGGAGATTGTGATCAGAAATTAGCATCTTATTTCTTACAAGCTCTATTTTGTAAGGCCACGGAGTCCGGCCAACGATGCTACAAAACACTAACTTCAGTGGCTGAAAAGAGCCACTCCTTTGATTCAGCTAGGAAATTGATACTAAAGTTCCAAGAGGTAAGTCCATGGATGACTTTTGGTCATGTAGCTTCAAATGGTGCCATTTTGGAAGCTTTAGAGGGTGAGACCAAACTTCACATAATTGATATAAGCAATACCCTTTGCACCCAATGGCCTACTTTGCTAGAAGCTTTGGCTACAAGAAATGATGATACCCCTCATTTAAAGCTTACTGTTGTGGTGACAACTAGTACAGTCAAGTCAGTCATGAAGGAAGTAGGTCAGAGAATGGAAAAGTTTGCAAGATTAATGGGAGTACCCTTTGAGTTTAATGCTATAATGGGGCTAAATCATTTGGCAGAGCTCACAAAAGAAGTACTAGGTGTTCAAGAGGATGAAGCTATTGTGGTGAATTGTATTGGGGCCTTGAGAAGAGCGGAAGTAGAGGAAAGAGGAGCTGTGATTCAAATGTTCCAATCGCTTAGGCCTCGAGTTGTGACCATTGTTGAGGAAGAAGCAGACTTATCAAGCTCAAGAGATGACTTTGTGAAGTGCTTTGAAGAGTGCCTTAGGTTCTATACATTGTACTTTGAGATGCTAGAGGAGAGCTTTGTCCCAACAAGTAATGAGAGATTAATGTTGGAGAGGGAGAGCTCAAGGAGCATAGTTAGGGTTttggcttgtgatgatgaaAAAAGTAGTGAAGAAGATTGTGAGAGAAGGGAGAGAGGGAGCCAATGGTCTGAGAGGCTCAAGGAGGCATTTTCACCAGTTGGGTTTAGTGATGATGTTGTGGATGATGTCAAGGCATTGCTAAAGAGGTACAAAGCTGGTTGGGCACTTGTGCTACCACAAGGAGATCATGATGACTCAGGAATTTACTTGACATGGAAGGAAGAACCAGTACTTTGGGCTTCAGCATGGAAACCATAA
- the LOC142631201 gene encoding large ribosomal subunit protein eL38z/eL38y isoform X2 translates to MPKQIHEIKDFLLTARRKDARSVKIKRSKDVVKFKVRCSKYLYTLCVFDSEKADKLKQSLPPGLSVQDL, encoded by the exons ATG CCGAAGCAAATCCATGAGATTAAGGACTTCCTTCTCACGGCCAGAAGGAAAGATGCACGCTCTGTGAAGATCAAGAGGAGCAAAGATGTGGTTAAGTTCAAGGTTCGTTGCTCCAAGTATCTGTACACTTTGTGTGTCTTCGACTCTGAGAAGGCTGACAAGTTGAAGCAGTCTCTTCCTCCAG GTTTGAGTGTGCAAGACCTGTGA
- the LOC142631201 gene encoding large ribosomal subunit protein eL38z/eL38y isoform X1 gives MQSSIWDSGLQPKQIHEIKDFLLTARRKDARSVKIKRSKDVVKFKVRCSKYLYTLCVFDSEKADKLKQSLPPGLSVQDL, from the exons ATGCAAAGTTCTATTTGGGATTCTGGTTTACAGCCGAAGCAAATCCATGAGATTAAGGACTTCCTTCTCACGGCCAGAAGGAAAGATGCACGCTCTGTGAAGATCAAGAGGAGCAAAGATGTGGTTAAGTTCAAGGTTCGTTGCTCCAAGTATCTGTACACTTTGTGTGTCTTCGACTCTGAGAAGGCTGACAAGTTGAAGCAGTCTCTTCCTCCAG GTTTGAGTGTGCAAGACCTGTGA
- the LOC142631665 gene encoding protein TRIGALACTOSYLDIACYLGLYCEROL 2, chloroplastic-like — MVGKSFVQVSTCPTVLSSSLITLPPSSSNCLPCLPSRPCKKLTRVIAMSADAGHSQPSSSTKKNPLAVVLDVPRNIWKQTLRPLSDFGFGRGSIWEGGVGLFLVSGAVIFALSLAWLRGFQIRSKFRRYNTFFEFSQACGISTGTPVRIRGVTVGNVIRVNPSLKSIEAEVEVEDDKIIIPRNSLVEVNQSGLLMETMIDITPQDPIPTPSAGPLDKECVKEGLILCDRQKLKGYQGVSLDALVGIFTRIGREVEEIGVANTYQLAERVSLVVEEAKPLLTKIKAMADDIQPLLADVRDSGLLKEVENLTRSLTQASEDLRRVHSSIMTPENTEVIQKSIHTLIFTLKNIENISSDILGFTGDEATRRNLKLLIKSLSRLL, encoded by the exons ATGGTTGGTAAATCTTTTGTTCAGGTCTCAACATGCCCAACAGTGCTGTCTTCATCATTGATTACCCTCCCACCTAGTTCTTCAAATTGCTTGCCTTGTCTTCCGTCAAGACCATGCAAGAAACTCACCAGAGTAATTGCCATGTCTGCTGATGCAGGACATAGCCAGCCATCCtcttcaacaaaaaagaatCCGCTTGCAGTTGTTTTGGACGTTCCTAGGAACATTTGGAAGCAAACATTACGGCCATTGAGTGATTTTGGTTTTGGACGTGGGAGCATTTGGGAAGGTGGGGTGGGGTTGTTTCTAGTATCTGGTGCGGTTATTTTTGCGCTCAGTTTGGCTTGGTTGAGGGGATTCCAAATCCGGTCTAAATTCAGGAGGTACAatactttctttgaattttccCAGGCTTGTGGTATTTCCACAGGAACACCCGTGAGGATTAGAGGGGTGACTGTTGGCAATGTCATACGCGTTAATCCTTCCCTGAAGAGTATTGAAGCAGAGGTTGAG GTTGAAGATGATAAAATAATCATACCTCGGAATTCCCTGGTTGAAGTAAACCAGTCAGGTCTTCTCATGGAAACCATGATTGATATTACACCTCAAGATCCAATACCAACACCTTCAGCGGGGCCTCTTGACAAAGAATGTGTTAAAGAGGGTCTTATCTTATGCGATAGGCAGAAGCTGAAGGGATATCAAGGAGTAAGTCTGGATGCTTTGGTTGGGATATTTACCCGTATTGGACGGGAGGTGGAGGAAATTGGTGTTGCCAATACTTATCAGCTGGCTGAACGAGTATCTCTAGTTGTTGAAGAGGCAAAGCCACTACTTACAAAG ATCAAAGCCATGGCTGATGATATTCAACCTTTGCTGGCTGATGTTCGTGACAGTGGTCTGCTAAAGGAAGTTGAGAATCTAACCAGAAGTCTTACACAAGCGTCTGAGGATTTGAG AAGGGTGCATTCATCAATTATGACCCCTGAGAACACTGAGGTGATTCAAAAATCCATTCACACCCTGATTTTTACCTTGAAGAACATTGAG AATATAAGCTCTGATATTTTGGGATTCACGGGTGATGAGGCTACAAGACGGAATTTAAAATTGCTTATCAAGTCCCTTAGCAGGCTATTGTGA